Proteins encoded in a region of the Mercenaria mercenaria strain notata chromosome 1, MADL_Memer_1, whole genome shotgun sequence genome:
- the LOC123535846 gene encoding BTB/POZ domain-containing protein 7-like — protein sequence MGANVSFPEGSQSCTGSPSKLQTFSRLAHSYTVSDTDLAGKDKKKKASKFATLRKKLIRARRHSRSCDYGRALRELISSWSIHDISALIHEYEALIAMKELAITTNLARPPANTYRHDFSHLFDFKFCTDIDLVYKGVCFPAHRALLSIRSPFFRDILSRNHDTFPQIPVKLRTHGVDIVLFSALLRYLYTDTLSHDEVHFDNREILLKVAAELGMPNPLDQDLQTLLDTGDYSDAVLVFSSELDLNESFSSEAGSSDGFSRTKYELPCHKAVLAARSPFFRNLLLRRARSGEDLTDYALNTPTRIVLDDSVIPRRYARVLLHAIYLDVVDLSLIMRGSASMCSLSEVQAIVAGKGQMTIVDEAMEMYQIGQFLDIPALSQGCEDIIADNITVDNLISVLTWSAEPHGSSWVLRQALHFLREEFMQVANSPVLYELSKYHLIETLSSDLLQAGELDVLSAVMKWGEHHLVRRIEKREPNLLSHTAHSVSKKGVKRRDLNDVELRDILAEILPLVRMDHVLPHNSEVLTSAIRRGLVSTPPSHMISDDGGTSQSASAWVPGKNSGMFTRPRLFTPYYEEAKSVLEDRQLSGQDHELARVRPIQISSIPDTLYMVEDPQYIQQFMTFNPKPLHSIDIVSGTIPVPSSETLRLMIQREQELQSLPQVQRAFNQSFLDRRSIMCQIQLRVVREFGWPDATVDVLQNIQYYYDNEHVPGFVDRNYHAMPSRRQPSPRLQIRRRKTNPPKPVQCVSPLPSPTKTYRPQLIESPSSSPSSDHDNSRSATLSSNRSTLSDTMPDIAMATASVNQLQLQDEYGPDIGDEGASRHGTLYI from the exons ATGGGAGCAAATGTATCATTTCCAGAGGGAAGCCAGTCGTGCACTGGATCACCTTCAAAACTGCAAACATTTTCTCGTCTTGCCCACTCTTACACAGTATCAGATACAGACCTTGcaggaaaggataagaaaaaGAAAGCATCTAAATTTGCTACGCTCAGAAAGAAATTGATTAGGGCAAGAAGACACAGTAGGTCATGTGACTATGGCCGTGCCCTTAGAGAATTAATCTCTTCATGGTCTATACATGACATAAGTGCACTAATTCATGAATATGAAGCGCTTATAGCAATGAAAGAATTAGCGATCACAACAAATCTAGCCCGTCCACCTGCAAATACATATAGACATGACTTCTCTCAtttatttgatttcaaattttgtaCAGATATTGATTTAGTCTACAAAGGTGTCTGTTTTCCAGCACATCGTGCCCTGCTGTCCATTAGGAGTCCCTTTTTCAGGGACATTTTATCCAGAAATCATGACACTTTTCCACAAATTCCTGTAAAATTACGCACACATGGTGTAGACATTGTACTTTTCTCAGCTTTACTTAGATATCTATACACGGACACATTAAGTCATGATGAAGTGCATTTTGATAATCGTGAGATCTTACTCAAAGTCGCGGCGGAATTAGGAATGCCAAATCCATTAGATCAGGATTTACAGACGTTATTAGACACAGGAGATTATAGTGATGCTGTATTAGTGTTCTCTAGTGAATTGGACTTAAATGAAAGCTTTTCCTCTGAGGCAGGTTCCTCTGACGGATTTAGCAGAACTAAATATGAACTTCCGTGCCACAAGGCAGTTCTGGCAGCCAGATCTCCCTTCTTCCGTAATTTGTTGTTACGGAGAGCTAGGTCTGGGGAAGATTTGACAGATTATGCATTGAATACACCTACTAGAATAGTGTTAGATGACTCTGTGATTCCTCGGCGTTACGCTCGTGTTTTGTTACATGCTATTTATTTAGATGTCGTAGATTTATCATTGATTATGCGGGGCAGTGCAAGTATGTGTAGTCTTAGTGAGGTTCAGGCAATAGTGGCAGGTAAAGGACAGATGACAATTGTAGATGAAGCAATGGAAATGTATCAGATTGGACAATTTCTCGATATACCTGCTCTTTCTCAAG gTTGTGAAGACATCATTGCTGACAATATCACCGTAGACAACCTAATATCTGTGTTAACATGGAGTGCAGAGCCTCATGGTTCCAGCTGGGTCTTGCGCCAGGCACTGCATTTCTTGCGGGAAGAGTTTATGCAAGTAGCAAACTCACCTGTATTGTATGAACTCAGCAAATATCATCTCATTGAAACTCTCAGCTCAGATCTCCTGCAG GCAGGAGAATTAGATGTGCTATCAGCAGTCATGAAATGGGGAGAACATCATTTGGTGCGGAGAATTGAAAAAAGAG AACCAAATTTGCTGAGTCATACAGCTCACAGTGTCAGCAAGAAAGGAGTGAAGCGGAGGGATCTGAATGATGTTGAACTCCGTGACATACTTGCAGAAATATTGCCGTTGGTTAGAATGGACCATGTATTACCTCACAATAGTGAGGTACTGACAAGTGCAATTAGACGCGGGTTGGTTAGCACTCCTCCAAGTCACATGATCAGTGATGATGGAGGAACCAGCCAGAGTGCATCAGCATGGGTTCCTGGAAAAAATAGTGGCATGTTCACCAGACCAAGACTTTTCACACCATACTATGAAGAAGCAAAG AGTGTGTTAGAAGACAGACAGTTGTCTGGACAGGATCACGAGTTAGCCCGTGTTAGACCAATCCAGATATCTTCAATACCAGACACACTGTATATGGTAGAAGACCCACAGTATATACAGCAGTTCATGACTTTCAACCCAAAACCCTTACATAGCATAGACATTGTGTCAGGGACCATACCAG TGCCTAGTTCAGAGACGTTGCGGTTAATGATTCAGAGGGAGCAGGAACTCCAGTCTTTGCCGCAAGTTCAGCGAGCTTTCAATCAATCATTTCTTGACCGACGGTCCATCATGTGTCAGATTCAGCTGAGAGTTGTACGAGAGTTTGGCTGGCCCGATGCTACTGTTGATGTTTTACAGAATATTCAGTATTACTACGATAATGAACATGTCCCTGGATTTGTAGACAGAAACTATCATGCGATGCCGTCCAGACGTCAACCTAGCCCTCGTCTGCAGATACGTAGACGTAAAACAAACCCACCAAAACCTGTCCAGTGTGTGTCACCATTGCCGTCACCAACCAAAACATACAGACCACAGCTGATAGAG TCTCCGTCCAGCAGCCCAAGCAGTGATCATGACAACAGTCGTAGCGCCACCTTGAGCAGTAACCGCAGCACACTTAGTGACACCATGCCAGATATAGCCATGGCAACTGCTTCTGTGAACCAGCTGCAGCTTCAGGATGAATATGGACCAGACATTGGTGACGAGGGAGCCAGTAGACATGGCACTCTATACATCTAG